From Candidatus Atelocyanobacterium thalassa isolate ALOHA, a single genomic window includes:
- a CDS encoding 4'-phosphopantetheinyl transferase family protein, giving the protein MWKYPTDKLVINSKKIHVWKIDLSASYLLVRFYLTILNKEEKKISQIRFIKDKRRFIISRGILKLILSKYLLIDPKQINFEYTAHGKPKLADSINSMEIEFNISHSEELIVYAITCQDPIGVDIEYIQPLLNVEKIAKRFFSTQEFKKLKYLNNSEKNLEFLKLWTGKEAYLKATGEGISQGLDKVQITTNHTTKIIGAPYFNYLPWKIISFVTQSNYLISIATLDKERKIYYWKV; this is encoded by the coding sequence ATGTGGAAATATCCTACTGATAAGCTTGTTATCAATTCTAAAAAAATTCATGTATGGAAGATTGATTTATCAGCATCTTACTTACTTGTTAGATTTTACTTAACCATACTTAATAAAGAAGAAAAAAAAATTTCTCAAATCCGATTTATAAAAGATAAAAGACGTTTTATTATATCTCGAGGAATATTAAAACTTATTTTAAGTAAATATTTATTGATCGACCCAAAGCAAATAAATTTTGAATATACTGCTCACGGCAAACCTAAGCTTGCTGATTCAATTAATTCTATGGAGATAGAATTTAATATTTCTCATTCCGAGGAATTAATTGTCTACGCGATTACATGCCAAGATCCTATCGGAGTTGATATTGAGTATATTCAACCTTTATTAAATGTAGAAAAAATTGCTAAGCGTTTTTTCTCCACTCAGGAATTTAAGAAACTAAAATACTTAAATAATTCTGAAAAAAATCTTGAATTTTTAAAACTTTGGACAGGGAAAGAAGCATATTTAAAAGCTACAGGAGAAGGAATTAGTCAAGGACTGGACAAAGTACAAATAACAACCAATCACACTACAAAAATTATTGGTGCTCCTTATTTCAATTATCTTCCATGGAAGATAATTTCGTTTGTTACCCAGTCAAATTATTTAATAAGTATAGCTACATTAGATAAAGAACGGAAAATATATTATTGGAAAGTTTAA
- a CDS encoding DUF2808 domain-containing protein, which produces MTGSIFLIGSSLISLNVGDHITLFNKSPRLIESITSLSQVKADNAAYYFTVATPLDAGAPLQKLVLQQIKGVDKIQFDLNQTVAFIGKTISPESNLFISKVKKNLDNNKISIVFEPSIRPGQTFTIIMKPTNNPTVGGNYQFGITVYPEGKHSQGLYIGAGTLNFHHHGNSFP; this is translated from the coding sequence ATGACAGGAAGCATCTTCTTGATTGGTTCTTCCTTAATTTCACTCAATGTTGGTGATCATATTACCTTATTCAATAAATCTCCTAGATTAATTGAATCAATAACTAGCTTAAGCCAAGTTAAAGCAGATAATGCAGCATATTATTTCACTGTAGCAACACCTTTGGATGCTGGAGCACCTCTTCAGAAGTTAGTGTTACAACAAATTAAAGGAGTAGATAAAATACAGTTTGATTTGAATCAAACTGTTGCTTTTATAGGAAAAACAATTAGTCCTGAAAGTAATTTGTTTATTAGCAAAGTGAAAAAAAACTTAGATAATAATAAAATTTCTATAGTCTTTGAACCTTCGATCCGTCCTGGACAAACTTTTACTATTATAATGAAGCCTACAAATAATCCTACAGTAGGTGGAAATTACCAATTTGGCATAACAGTTTATCCAGAAGGAAAACATTCCCAAGGATTATATATAGGAGCAGGAACATTAAATTTCCATCATCATGGTAATAGTTTCCCATAA
- a CDS encoding polyribonucleotide nucleotidyltransferase codes for MQEFDKSISFDGRDIRLKLGLLAPQAGGAILIQSGDTAVLVTATTSKGREGIDFLPLTVDYEERLYAAGRIPGGFLRREGRPPERVTLISRLIDRPLRPLFPNWFRNDIQIIATTLSMDEEVPPDVLAVTGASIAVIQAQIPFFGPMAAVRVGLVGDDFIINPTYREVEDGDLDLVVAGSPDGVVMIEAGANQLPEQDVIEAIDFGYEAVRDLIGAQQEIMEELGISLVKADPPVKNEVLEKFISDQSSESIKKVLVQYNLGKAERDIALDEIKETTINEIITNLSEEDSIKIAAKEDPKAVNNLYKGLTKKLMRSQIVDNEIRVDGRKLDEVRPITCDVGILPPRVHGCGLFNRGLTQVLSLATLGTPGDAQDLGDDLHPEDEKRYLHHYNFPPYSVAETKPMRSPGRREIGHGALAERALLPVLPQQEEFPYVVRVVSEVLSSNGSTSMGSVCGSTLALMDAGVPIAKPVSGAAMGLIKEGEEVRILTDIQGIEDFLGDMDFKVAGTDSGITALQMDMKITGLSMDVIAKAIEQALPARLHILEKMLSTIDKPRSELSTFAPRLLTMKIDPEMIGLIIGPGGKTIKGITEQTGSKIDISDDGMVTIAAIQAKKAEKAKSIIFNMTRKLNEGEVYLGRVTRLIPIGAFVEVLPGKEGMIHISQLAERRVGKVEDEVAVGDEVVVKVREIDNKGRLNLTRLGIHPDEASAVRKIV; via the coding sequence ATGCAAGAATTTGATAAATCAATATCTTTTGACGGACGAGATATTCGACTAAAGCTAGGATTATTGGCTCCTCAAGCAGGTGGAGCAATTCTAATTCAGTCCGGAGATACGGCAGTTCTAGTAACAGCAACAACATCAAAAGGAAGAGAAGGTATTGATTTTTTGCCTTTAACTGTAGATTATGAAGAAAGACTTTATGCTGCAGGACGAATTCCAGGAGGATTTTTACGAAGAGAAGGACGTCCTCCAGAAAGGGTAACTCTTATTAGTAGACTAATTGATCGACCTTTACGTCCTTTATTTCCTAATTGGTTTCGAAATGATATTCAGATTATTGCTACTACTTTATCTATGGATGAGGAAGTGCCCCCTGATGTTCTGGCTGTGACAGGTGCTTCGATAGCTGTAATTCAGGCTCAGATTCCTTTCTTTGGGCCCATGGCAGCTGTCAGGGTAGGTTTAGTAGGAGATGATTTTATTATTAATCCTACTTACCGAGAAGTAGAAGATGGAGATCTTGATCTAGTAGTTGCAGGAAGTCCTGACGGTGTTGTCATGATCGAAGCTGGAGCTAATCAGCTTCCAGAACAAGATGTTATTGAAGCTATTGATTTTGGCTATGAGGCGGTAAGAGATCTAATTGGGGCACAACAAGAAATTATGGAAGAACTGGGAATATCATTAGTAAAAGCTGATCCCCCAGTAAAAAATGAAGTTCTAGAAAAATTCATTAGCGATCAGTCGTCTGAATCTATCAAAAAAGTTTTAGTTCAATATAATCTTGGTAAGGCTGAAAGAGATATAGCTCTTGATGAAATCAAAGAAACAACTATTAATGAAATAATAACTAATCTTTCAGAAGAGGATTCAATAAAAATTGCTGCTAAGGAAGATCCTAAAGCTGTAAATAATCTTTATAAAGGTTTAACCAAAAAGTTAATGCGATCGCAAATTGTTGATAACGAGATTCGCGTGGATGGTAGAAAACTTGATGAAGTTCGTCCTATTACTTGTGATGTAGGTATTCTACCTCCAAGGGTACATGGTTGTGGATTATTTAATAGAGGTTTAACTCAAGTATTATCTTTGGCAACCCTTGGTACTCCAGGCGATGCACAAGATTTAGGTGATGATTTACATCCTGAAGATGAAAAGCGCTATTTACATCACTATAATTTTCCTCCTTATTCTGTTGCAGAGACTAAACCAATGAGATCTCCAGGAAGAAGAGAAATTGGACATGGAGCTTTGGCAGAACGTGCTCTTCTGCCTGTATTGCCCCAACAAGAAGAATTCCCTTATGTAGTTAGAGTTGTATCAGAGGTTTTATCCTCTAATGGCTCTACATCAATGGGATCTGTTTGTGGATCAACTTTAGCTTTAATGGATGCTGGAGTACCTATTGCCAAACCAGTTAGTGGAGCAGCTATGGGACTTATCAAAGAGGGAGAAGAAGTACGTATTCTTACGGATATACAAGGAATCGAAGATTTCTTAGGAGATATGGACTTCAAAGTAGCTGGAACTGATAGTGGTATTACAGCTTTACAAATGGATATGAAAATTACTGGGTTATCAATGGATGTTATAGCAAAAGCTATTGAACAGGCTTTACCTGCCCGTCTACATATTCTTGAAAAAATGTTGTCAACTATTGATAAGCCACGTTCAGAATTATCAACATTTGCTCCTCGACTATTAACCATGAAAATTGATCCTGAAATGATAGGGTTAATTATTGGTCCAGGTGGTAAAACTATTAAAGGTATTACAGAACAAACCGGTTCAAAAATCGATATTTCTGATGATGGTATGGTTACTATTGCTGCTATTCAAGCGAAAAAGGCAGAGAAAGCAAAAAGTATTATCTTTAATATGACACGCAAACTAAACGAAGGAGAAGTTTACTTGGGTCGCGTTACTCGCCTTATCCCTATAGGAGCTTTTGTAGAAGTCTTGCCAGGCAAGGAAGGTATGATTCATATTTCTCAATTAGCCGAAAGAAGAGTAGGTAAAGTAGAAGATGAAGTTGCTGTTGGAGATGAAGTTGTAGTTAAAGTACGTGAAATCGATAACAAAGGACGATTAAATCTGACACGTTTAGGTATTCATCCAGACGAAGCTTCTGCTGTTAGAAAAATAGTTTAA
- a CDS encoding NAD(P)/FAD-dependent oxidoreductase codes for MNCNVDKKEAKVVIVGGGFGGLYTAKALKQSSVQVTLIDKRNFHLFQPLLYQVATGGLSPSDIASPLRLILRQHKNVQVLLNSVVDLKPKDKQIILDDDKSISYDILILATGSTHHYFGNDQWENHAPGLSTVEDALEIRNRVFGAFEAAEKENDPIKRQAWLTFVIVGGGPTGVELAGAVAEIVNSSMKGNFNNFTPKDAKIILIEGLERVLPPYPTELSSKAEQELCNLGVTIHTQSMVTSISENNIVLRKGEKYEQITSHTILWAAGVKASSIGKKLAEKTGAQIDRAGRVIVEPDLSIIGFPDIFVIGDLSSFSHQNNKPLPGIAPVAMQQAKYVAKLIQKQLKGESLPSFVYKDYGSMAVIGKNKAVADFKFIKLSGFLAWFIWIWVHIYYLIEFDNKLVVLIQWIWNYFTQGRGSSVIIENNKKDK; via the coding sequence ATGAATTGTAATGTTGACAAAAAAGAAGCAAAAGTTGTTATTGTTGGTGGTGGATTTGGAGGATTATATACAGCAAAAGCCCTGAAACAATCTTCTGTACAAGTTACTTTAATTGATAAGCGTAATTTTCATCTTTTTCAGCCATTACTGTATCAAGTCGCCACAGGTGGTCTTTCTCCATCTGACATAGCATCACCTTTAAGATTAATTTTACGTCAACATAAAAATGTACAAGTACTACTAAATTCTGTTGTTGATCTAAAACCCAAAGATAAACAAATTATTCTTGATGATGATAAATCTATTTCTTATGACATTCTTATCTTAGCAACTGGATCAACTCATCACTATTTTGGCAACGATCAGTGGGAAAATCATGCCCCAGGTCTTAGTACTGTCGAAGATGCTCTAGAAATACGTAATCGTGTTTTTGGGGCTTTTGAAGCAGCTGAGAAGGAAAACGACCCAATAAAAAGACAAGCTTGGTTAACATTTGTAATAGTAGGTGGCGGACCTACTGGAGTAGAGCTAGCTGGGGCAGTAGCCGAAATTGTTAATAGTTCTATGAAAGGTAATTTTAATAATTTCACGCCTAAAGATGCCAAGATTATATTGATTGAAGGGTTAGAAAGAGTACTTCCCCCCTATCCTACAGAGCTTTCATCTAAAGCAGAGCAAGAGTTGTGCAATCTCGGCGTAACAATACATACTCAATCAATGGTAACAAGTATAAGTGAAAATAATATTGTGTTACGCAAAGGAGAGAAATACGAACAAATTACTTCTCATACGATTTTATGGGCTGCAGGAGTCAAAGCATCGTCAATTGGCAAAAAATTAGCTGAAAAAACTGGCGCACAAATAGATAGGGCTGGTCGAGTTATTGTTGAACCAGATCTCAGTATTATAGGCTTCCCAGATATTTTTGTGATAGGAGATTTATCAAGCTTTTCTCATCAAAATAATAAACCTTTACCTGGAATAGCTCCTGTGGCGATGCAACAAGCTAAGTATGTCGCTAAATTAATACAAAAACAATTAAAAGGTGAATCACTACCATCTTTTGTTTATAAAGATTATGGTAGTATGGCAGTTATAGGAAAAAACAAAGCTGTGGCAGACTTCAAATTTATCAAACTTTCTGGATTTTTAGCTTGGTTTATTTGGATTTGGGTCCATATCTATTATCTTATCGAATTTGATAATAAACTAGTTGTCTTAATTCAATGGATATGGAATTATTTTACACAAGGTCGTGGATCTTCTGTAATTATAGAAAATAATAAAAAAGATAAATAA